In a genomic window of Trichoderma atroviride chromosome 4, complete sequence:
- a CDS encoding uncharacterized protein (BUSCO:EOG092D3JGK~TransMembrane:2 (i179-200o220-240i)), which produces MSPRGGHLKDEGSKLQVVSAGAIAGLVSRFIVAPLDVVKIRLQLQPYSLSDPLAPLREAPAYRGTVHTIKHILKHEGLTGLWKGNVPAELMYVCYSAAQFTAYRSTTVFLQTAVPQHRRLPDSAETFLAGAVSGAAATSVTYPLDLLRTRFAAQGRHRVYSSLRGALWDIKRDEGFRGFFRGLGPALAQIIPFMGIFFASYEGLRLQLSDLHLPWGSDDATAGIMASVMAKTAVFPLDLVRKRIQVQGPTRSKYVYNDIPVYTSAGRAIRVIFQTEGLRGLYKGLPISLIKAAPASAITLWTYERSLRLLMSFDEDKDDKGAL; this is translated from the exons ATGTCGCCACGAGGCGGCCACCTCAAAGATGAG GGCTCAAAACTCCAAGTCGTCTCAGCCGGCGCCATAGCCGGGCTCGTCTCTCG ATTCATCGTCGCCCCCCTCGACGTCGTCAAGAtccgcctccagctccagccataCTCCCTCTCCGACCCCCTCGCCCCCCTCCGCGAAGCGCCCGCCTACCGCGGCACCGTCCACACCATCAAGCACATCCTCAAGCATGAAGGCCTCACGGGGCTCTGGAAGGGCAACGTCCCCGCCGAGCTCATGTACGTCTGCTACTCGGCCGCCCAGTTCACTGCCTACCGCTCCACGACTGTCTTTTTGCAGACCGCGGTACCCCAGCACCGCCGCCTGCCCGACTCGGCCGAGACGTTTCTTGCCGGCGCCGTCTCCGGAGCGGCTGCTACGAGCGTGACGTACCCTCTCGACCTGCTGAGGACGCGGTTCGCCGCCCAGGGCAGGCACAGGGTGTATTCTTCCCTTAGAGGGGCTCTGTGGGACATCAAGCGCGACGAAGGCTTCCGGGGCTTCTTCCGCGGCTTGGGCCCCGCGCTGGCCCAGATCATCCCCTTCAtgggcatcttcttcgcctcgtACGAAGGCCTgcggctgcagctcagcGACCTGCACCTCCCCTGGGGCAGCGACGACGCCACCgccggcatcatggccagcGTCATGGCCAAGACGGCCGTCTTCCCGCTCGACCTCGTGCGCAAGCGCATCCAGGTGCAAGGCCCCACGCGGAGCAAGTACGTGTACAACGACATCCCCGTGTATACTTCCGCAGGCCGGGCTATACGCGTGATATTCCAGACGGAGGGGCTGCGAGGCCTGTACAAGGGCCTGCCTATCAGCTTGATCAAGGCTGCTCCTGCGAGTGCAATTACCTTGTGGACGTATGAGCGGAGCTTGAGGCTCTTGATGAGCTTTGATGAGGATAAAGATGACAAAGGGGCGTTGTAA